In Erythrobacter litoralis HTCC2594, a single genomic region encodes these proteins:
- a CDS encoding winged helix-turn-helix transcriptional regulator produces MKTYEPSRSPCPIGRASRVLGDRWALLVMREAFLGAERFEDFIQRLPISRAALTSRLGMLVDAGVLERDPPAARRAAYRLTSAGRDLVPVYAAMAEWSEKHLFPEGRTAAPWEAR; encoded by the coding sequence ATGAAGACCTACGAACCCTCTCGCTCGCCATGCCCGATCGGGCGCGCCTCGCGCGTGCTCGGCGATCGCTGGGCGCTTCTGGTCATGCGCGAGGCTTTTCTGGGTGCCGAGAGGTTCGAAGATTTCATCCAGCGCCTGCCGATCAGCCGCGCGGCGCTGACCTCGCGGCTAGGCATGCTGGTCGATGCCGGGGTGCTCGAACGCGATCCGCCTGCCGCCAGGCGCGCCGCCTATCGCCTCACGTCGGCGGGTCGTGACCTCGTACCGGTCTACGCCGCCATGGCGGAATGGAGCGAGAAGCACCTGTTCCCCGAAGGGCGGACGGCCGCCCCGTGGGAAGCGCGCTAG
- a CDS encoding Fur family transcriptional regulator: MTAHAHREHAGDALVDAARDALESKGERWTGMRAEVFDELASHTAPASAYDIADNLSARRGSRVAANSVYRILDLFVRNNLANRIESANAFLVNTHPGCRHDCIFLICDDCGKASHIDDDAVTGALRAAGRSAGYSDVKPVVELRGLCSDCA, from the coding sequence ATGACGGCACACGCACATAGGGAACATGCGGGCGACGCGCTGGTCGACGCCGCCCGTGACGCGCTGGAAAGCAAGGGCGAACGCTGGACCGGCATGCGTGCCGAAGTGTTCGACGAGCTGGCCAGCCATACCGCACCCGCCAGCGCCTACGACATCGCCGACAATCTCTCGGCCCGCCGCGGCAGCCGGGTTGCGGCCAACAGCGTCTATCGCATCCTCGACCTGTTCGTGCGCAACAACCTCGCCAACCGGATCGAGAGCGCCAACGCCTTCCTCGTCAACACCCATCCGGGGTGCCGTCATGATTGCATCTTCCTGATCTGCGACGACTGCGGCAAGGCCAGCCATATCGATGACGATGCCGTCACCGGCGCCCTGCGCGCAGCAGGCCGTTCGGCAGGCTATTCCGACGTCAAACCGGTGGTCGAACTACGCGGATTGTGCAGCGACTGCGCCTGA
- a CDS encoding amidohydrolase, which translates to MRLAALLACGGALALAACSATTGTGSDAESASASDPSVGADGRAPFASTYRRYPGVPTALVGATVFDGAGGRIDNGIVLFADGEVVGIGDASLAIPAGYTQIDGSGKFVTPGIIDIHSHLGDYPSPSVPAHSDGNEATSPTTPDVWAEHSVWPQDPGFSRALANGGVTSLQILPGSANLVGGRSVTLKNVYSRTVQGMKFPGAPYGMKMACGENPKRVYGGRGRMPSTRMGNFAVNRQTWLDAKAYDGKKRDLAKETLKGVLDGEILVHNHCYRADEMALVMDMAKEMGYRVSAFHHAVEAYKIGDLLRDNDVCSAIWADWYGFKMESYDGIPENAAFLQREGACVVIHSDSDREIQRLNQEAAKAQAAGRRLGIDISDATVIGWITLNPAKAMGVDAMTGSLEAGKMADVVLWNGNPLSVYSRPEKVWVDGALLYDAIDRKRRPVSDFELGQPGEGDVK; encoded by the coding sequence ATGCGTCTAGCTGCGCTTCTCGCTTGCGGAGGCGCACTGGCGCTGGCCGCCTGTTCCGCCACGACCGGCACGGGATCGGATGCCGAAAGCGCCTCCGCCTCCGATCCTTCGGTGGGTGCCGACGGCAGGGCGCCGTTCGCATCGACCTACCGCCGCTATCCCGGCGTGCCGACCGCGCTGGTCGGGGCCACCGTGTTCGACGGTGCCGGTGGGCGGATCGATAACGGCATCGTGCTGTTCGCCGATGGCGAGGTCGTCGGCATCGGCGATGCGAGTCTCGCCATCCCCGCGGGCTACACGCAGATCGACGGTAGCGGGAAATTCGTCACCCCCGGTATTATCGATATCCATAGCCACCTCGGCGACTACCCTTCGCCCAGCGTGCCGGCGCATTCTGATGGCAACGAGGCGACCAGCCCCACAACGCCCGACGTCTGGGCCGAGCATTCGGTCTGGCCGCAGGACCCCGGCTTCAGCCGCGCCCTGGCCAATGGCGGGGTCACGAGCCTGCAAATCCTGCCCGGCTCGGCCAACCTTGTCGGCGGACGCTCGGTGACGCTCAAGAACGTCTACAGCCGCACCGTGCAGGGCATGAAATTTCCCGGCGCGCCCTACGGCATGAAGATGGCCTGCGGGGAAAACCCCAAGCGGGTCTATGGCGGGCGCGGGCGCATGCCGTCGACCCGGATGGGCAATTTCGCCGTCAACCGCCAGACCTGGCTCGATGCCAAGGCCTATGACGGCAAGAAGCGCGACCTCGCCAAGGAAACGCTCAAGGGCGTGCTCGACGGTGAGATCCTCGTCCACAACCACTGCTACCGCGCCGACGAGATGGCGCTGGTGATGGATATGGCGAAAGAGATGGGATACCGCGTCTCCGCCTTCCACCATGCCGTCGAAGCCTACAAGATCGGCGACCTGCTGCGCGACAACGACGTGTGCAGCGCGATCTGGGCCGACTGGTACGGCTTCAAGATGGAAAGCTATGACGGCATTCCGGAAAACGCCGCCTTCCTGCAACGCGAAGGCGCCTGCGTGGTCATCCATTCCGACAGCGACCGCGAGATCCAGCGGCTGAACCAGGAGGCTGCAAAGGCGCAGGCCGCGGGGCGTCGCCTCGGCATCGATATCAGCGATGCAACCGTCATCGGCTGGATTACCCTCAATCCTGCGAAAGCGATGGGGGTCGATGCCATGACCGGCAGCCTGGAGGCGGGCAAGATGGCCGACGTGGTGCTGTGGAACGGCAACCCGCTGAGCGTCTATTCGCGGCCCGAGAAAGTGTGGGTCGACGGCGCGCTGCTGTACGATGCGATCGACCGCAAACGGCGGCCGGTGAGCGATTTCGAGCTCGGCCAGCCCGGCGAAGGAGATGTGAAATGA
- the dxs gene encoding 1-deoxy-D-xylulose-5-phosphate synthase produces the protein MSARPDTPLLDTVSYPEDLRKLEPGQLRQLSDELRAEMISAVGVTGGHLGSGLGVVELTAAIHYVFNTPEDRLIWDVGHQCYPHKILTGRRDRIRTLRQGGGLSGFTKRSESEYDPFGAAHSSTSISAGLGFAVANKLKGEPGKAIAVIGDGAMSAGMAYEAMNNAEQAGNRLIVILNDNDMSIAPPVGGLSGYLARLMSSSEYLGLRSLASRMTAKVSRRVHTSLGKAEEYTKGLVTGGTLFEELGFYYVGPIDGHNLDHLIPVLENVRDAEEGPFLIHVRTVKGKGYAPAENSADKYHGVAKFDVVTGEQKKSTGGPPAYQNVFGETLAKLADSDPRICAITAAMPSGTGVDKFAKAHPDRAFDVGIAEQHGVTFAAGLAAQGMRPFAAIYSTFLQRAYDQVVHDVAIQNLPVRFAIDRAGLVGADGSTHAGSFDVTYLATLPNFVVMAAADEAELVHMTYTAAEHDSGPIAFRYPRGGGIGIDLPETPEKLEIGKGRIVKHGSKVALLSLGTRLEEAKRAADELEAKGLSTTIADMRFAKPLDTELIAQLMKNHEVVVTIEEASIGGLGAHVLTYASDEGLTDAGLKIRTMRLPDAFIEQDAPEKQYDEAGLTAPHIVDTVLKALRQNSAGVEEARA, from the coding sequence ATGAGTGCACGACCCGATACCCCCCTTCTCGACACGGTGTCCTATCCCGAGGACTTGCGGAAGCTTGAGCCCGGCCAACTCCGCCAGCTGAGCGACGAACTTCGCGCCGAGATGATCAGCGCCGTCGGCGTCACGGGCGGGCATTTGGGGTCGGGGCTCGGGGTGGTCGAACTGACTGCGGCGATCCACTATGTCTTCAACACGCCTGAGGACCGGCTGATCTGGGATGTCGGGCACCAGTGCTATCCGCACAAGATACTGACGGGGCGGCGCGACCGCATCCGCACGCTGCGTCAGGGCGGCGGCCTTTCCGGCTTCACCAAGCGCAGCGAGAGCGAATACGATCCGTTCGGCGCGGCGCACAGCTCGACCTCGATATCGGCCGGGCTCGGCTTCGCAGTCGCCAACAAGCTGAAGGGCGAACCGGGCAAGGCTATCGCGGTAATCGGCGACGGCGCGATGAGCGCGGGCATGGCCTACGAGGCGATGAACAATGCCGAACAGGCCGGCAATCGGCTGATCGTGATCCTCAACGATAACGACATGTCGATCGCGCCGCCGGTGGGCGGCCTGTCGGGCTATCTCGCGCGGCTGATGAGCTCGAGCGAGTATCTCGGCCTGCGCAGCCTGGCCTCGCGCATGACCGCGAAGGTCAGCCGCCGCGTTCACACGTCGCTCGGCAAGGCCGAGGAATATACCAAGGGCTTGGTCACCGGCGGGACGCTGTTCGAGGAACTGGGCTTCTACTATGTCGGCCCGATCGACGGGCACAATCTCGACCACCTGATCCCGGTGCTGGAGAATGTCCGCGATGCCGAGGAAGGGCCGTTTCTCATCCATGTCCGCACGGTCAAGGGCAAGGGCTATGCACCGGCCGAAAACAGCGCCGACAAATACCACGGCGTTGCCAAGTTCGATGTCGTCACCGGCGAGCAGAAGAAATCGACCGGCGGCCCGCCTGCCTACCAGAACGTGTTCGGCGAAACGCTGGCCAAGCTGGCCGACAGCGACCCGCGCATCTGCGCCATCACCGCCGCCATGCCGAGCGGCACCGGCGTGGACAAATTCGCCAAGGCGCATCCGGACAGGGCCTTCGATGTCGGCATTGCCGAGCAGCATGGCGTCACCTTTGCAGCAGGCCTCGCGGCGCAGGGCATGCGGCCCTTCGCGGCGATCTATTCGACCTTCCTGCAGCGCGCCTACGACCAGGTCGTGCATGACGTCGCGATCCAGAACCTGCCGGTGCGTTTCGCCATCGACAGGGCCGGACTGGTGGGCGCCGATGGCAGCACCCATGCGGGCAGCTTCGACGTCACCTATCTCGCCACCTTGCCCAATTTCGTCGTCATGGCGGCGGCGGACGAGGCCGAGCTGGTCCATATGACCTACACGGCGGCAGAACATGACTCCGGCCCTATCGCCTTCCGCTATCCGCGCGGTGGCGGTATCGGCATCGACCTGCCCGAAACGCCCGAGAAGCTTGAAATCGGCAAGGGCCGGATCGTCAAACATGGCAGCAAGGTTGCGCTGCTGAGCCTCGGCACGCGGCTCGAAGAAGCGAAAAGGGCGGCGGACGAGCTGGAAGCCAAGGGCCTCAGCACCACCATCGCCGACATGCGTTTCGCCAAGCCGCTCGATACCGAGTTGATCGCACAGCTGATGAAGAACCACGAGGTCGTGGTCACGATCGAGGAAGCCAGCATCGGCGGCCTCGGCGCGCATGTGCTGACTTATGCCTCGGACGAAGGGTTGACCGATGCGGGCCTCAAGATCCGCACCATGCGCCTGCCCGACGCCTTCATCGAGCAGGACGCGCCCGAAAAGCAATATGACGAGGCCGGCCTCACTGCGCCGCACATCGTCGACACCGTGCTCAAGGCGCTGCGCCAAAACAGCGCCGGCGTCGAAGAGGCGCGGGCCTGA
- the msrA gene encoding peptide-methionine (S)-S-oxide reductase MsrA yields the protein MKRGFPLFAAVGLALAGCGQVALAKENHVRAPAPKVTAAEKGSTQTAIFAGGCFWGIEAIFSHVKGVESAISGYHGGTARSAKYSIVTSGVTDHAESVKVVYDPRVVSYDELVRIFFSVGADPTLRNRQGPDVGAHYRAALIPVNAQQRKVAAAYLRQMERSDVWSKPIMTKIESYKAFYPAETYHQDFMAKNPNHGYIRRWDAPKVRALKQFYPEHFRASFKRG from the coding sequence ATGAAGCGCGGATTTCCGCTTTTCGCCGCTGTCGGCCTGGCGCTTGCAGGCTGCGGGCAGGTCGCCCTGGCAAAAGAAAACCATGTCCGCGCGCCGGCACCCAAGGTGACCGCCGCCGAGAAAGGCAGCACCCAGACTGCGATCTTTGCCGGTGGATGCTTCTGGGGAATCGAAGCCATCTTCAGCCATGTGAAGGGCGTAGAAAGCGCCATCTCGGGCTATCACGGCGGCACTGCGCGGTCGGCGAAATACTCGATCGTCACGTCGGGCGTCACCGACCATGCCGAAAGCGTGAAGGTCGTCTACGATCCGCGCGTCGTCAGCTATGACGAGCTGGTGCGGATTTTCTTCTCGGTCGGCGCCGATCCGACGCTCAGGAATCGTCAGGGTCCGGATGTCGGCGCGCATTATCGCGCCGCGCTGATCCCGGTGAACGCGCAACAGCGCAAGGTCGCGGCTGCCTACCTCCGGCAGATGGAGCGTTCGGACGTCTGGTCGAAGCCGATCATGACCAAAATCGAAAGTTACAAGGCCTTCTACCCGGCCGAGACCTATCATCAGGACTTCATGGCGAAGAACCCCAACCACGGCTATATCCGCCGCTGGGATGCGCCCAAGGTCCGCGCGCTCAAGCAATTCTATCCGGAGCATTTCCGCGCCAGTTTCAAGCGCGGATAG
- a CDS encoding amidohydrolase family protein, translated as MKRFLSLAVSAIALAASPAAAQDVAITNATVATGDGSDPIEGATVVVRGGRVVAAGSGVGAPAGMPVIDGSGMWVTPGMFSPLTTLGLWDVGAVQSSNDQSASDSPFSAALDVATALNPSSQHVAVNRAGGVTRASILSFPSSSIFGGQGAIVDLGADADMLVRRRAFQYVAMGEQGARIAGGSRTASHALLRNALREARQYGRDAQIPGGSAAPERNPTGDDIGVDPRLIDSRSERGNDVLLTRFDAAALVPVVRGEQPLYVGVERASDIRQVLALKREFPRIDLVLVGASEGWLAANEIAAAGVPVITDPVGNLPEAFEELAATQSNVGRMVRAGVKVAIGGLTNGIEKPLNATQYAGNLVALGKIPGAAGLSWGQAFATITSAPAEISGYGGRFGVLAPGAAGDLVIWDGDPLELSSAPTRVFIDGVEQPLDNHQTRLRDRYRDLDESDLPKAYDW; from the coding sequence ATGAAGCGTTTCCTCAGCCTGGCCGTATCCGCCATCGCCCTCGCCGCATCGCCTGCCGCCGCGCAGGATGTCGCGATCACCAATGCCACTGTCGCCACCGGCGACGGCAGCGACCCGATAGAAGGCGCGACCGTTGTCGTCCGCGGCGGCCGCGTGGTCGCAGCGGGCAGCGGCGTCGGCGCCCCGGCCGGTATGCCTGTGATCGACGGCAGCGGGATGTGGGTGACCCCCGGCATGTTCTCGCCGCTGACCACGCTTGGCCTGTGGGATGTCGGCGCAGTGCAATCGAGCAACGACCAGAGCGCGTCGGACTCGCCCTTCAGCGCGGCCCTCGACGTGGCGACCGCGCTCAATCCGTCGTCGCAGCATGTGGCGGTCAACCGCGCGGGCGGCGTGACGCGGGCGAGCATTTTGTCCTTCCCCTCCAGCTCGATCTTCGGCGGGCAGGGGGCGATCGTCGATTTGGGGGCCGATGCCGACATGCTCGTGCGGCGCCGCGCCTTCCAGTACGTCGCCATGGGCGAACAGGGCGCGCGCATCGCCGGCGGTAGCCGCACGGCGAGTCACGCACTGCTCCGCAACGCGCTGCGTGAAGCGCGCCAATACGGTCGCGATGCCCAAATACCAGGCGGTTCGGCCGCGCCCGAGCGCAATCCGACCGGTGACGATATCGGCGTCGATCCGAGGCTGATCGATTCGCGGTCCGAGCGGGGCAACGACGTATTGCTGACGCGCTTCGACGCGGCTGCGCTCGTGCCCGTCGTGCGCGGTGAGCAGCCGCTCTATGTCGGGGTCGAGCGGGCCTCGGACATTCGCCAGGTGCTCGCGCTCAAGCGCGAATTTCCGCGCATCGACCTCGTGCTGGTCGGCGCGAGCGAAGGCTGGCTGGCGGCGAACGAGATCGCGGCGGCCGGTGTGCCGGTCATCACCGATCCCGTCGGCAACCTGCCCGAGGCATTCGAGGAACTGGCCGCGACACAAAGCAACGTGGGTCGCATGGTGCGGGCGGGCGTGAAGGTCGCGATCGGCGGCCTCACCAACGGCATCGAAAAACCGCTCAATGCGACGCAATATGCCGGCAACCTCGTGGCGCTGGGCAAGATCCCCGGTGCTGCGGGGCTGAGCTGGGGGCAGGCCTTCGCCACGATCACGTCGGCACCAGCAGAGATTTCGGGCTACGGCGGCCGTTTCGGCGTCCTTGCACCCGGTGCGGCAGGCGACCTGGTGATCTGGGACGGCGATCCGCTCGAGCTGTCTTCCGCTCCGACGCGGGTGTTCATCGACGGGGTCGAGCAGCCGCTCGACAACCACCAGACGCGGCTGCGCGACCGCTATCGCGACCTCGACGAGAGCGATTTGCCCAAGGCCTACGACTGGTAA
- the purH gene encoding bifunctional phosphoribosylaminoimidazolecarboxamide formyltransferase/IMP cyclohydrolase has protein sequence MTDVVIKRALLSVSDKTGLVELGQALADHGVELVSTGGTAKALREAGLQVKDISDLTGFPEMMDGRVKTLHPKVHGGLLAVRDNAEHAAAMEEHDIGAIDLVVVNLYPFEATVMRGAERDEIIENIDIGGPSMVRSSAKNHAYVTIVTDPADYETLLGEMKDGGATSLDFRKAMAAKAFAATASYDSMISQWFAFADQGQLFPDMLAINGKAPTPLRYGENPHQMAALYTPVGPHTQGIAQAKQVQGKELSYNNYNDADAALELCAEFKEGDPAVVIVKHANPCGVAQAGSLLEAWEQALACDSVSAFGGIVAVNRTLDGPTAEAIAKIFTEVVVAPDADEAAREAFAKKKNLRLLLTGDLPDPRRGGLAVKPITGGLLVQSRDNGALTVDALKVVTEREPSEQELKDCLFAWTVARHVKSNAIVYAKDGATAGIGAGQMNRRDSSRIAAMKAAEAAEKYDWPQPRTVGSAVASDAFFPFADGLLAAAEAGATAVIQPGGSIRDDEVIEAANKAGLAMVFTGMRHFRH, from the coding sequence GTGACTGATGTCGTCATCAAGCGGGCGCTGCTTTCGGTGTCCGACAAGACCGGCTTGGTGGAACTGGGGCAGGCGCTGGCCGACCATGGTGTCGAACTGGTCTCGACCGGCGGCACGGCGAAGGCGCTGCGCGAGGCCGGGCTGCAAGTGAAAGACATCTCCGACCTCACCGGCTTCCCGGAAATGATGGATGGCCGCGTCAAGACGCTTCATCCGAAGGTCCATGGCGGTTTGCTGGCGGTACGCGACAATGCCGAGCATGCGGCGGCGATGGAAGAGCACGATATTGGCGCGATCGACCTAGTCGTCGTCAATCTCTACCCGTTCGAAGCAACCGTGATGCGCGGCGCCGAGCGTGACGAGATTATCGAGAATATCGACATCGGCGGGCCGAGCATGGTCCGCAGCTCGGCCAAGAACCACGCCTATGTCACCATCGTCACCGATCCCGCGGACTACGAAACCCTGCTGGGCGAGATGAAAGATGGCGGGGCGACGTCGCTCGATTTTCGCAAGGCGATGGCAGCCAAGGCCTTTGCCGCGACCGCCAGCTACGATTCGATGATCAGCCAGTGGTTTGCTTTTGCCGACCAGGGACAGTTGTTCCCCGACATGCTGGCGATCAACGGCAAGGCACCGACGCCCCTGCGCTATGGCGAGAACCCGCACCAGATGGCGGCGCTTTATACGCCTGTCGGCCCGCATACGCAGGGGATAGCGCAGGCGAAACAGGTGCAGGGCAAGGAACTCAGCTACAACAATTACAACGACGCCGACGCCGCGCTGGAGCTGTGCGCCGAGTTCAAGGAAGGCGATCCGGCGGTTGTCATCGTCAAGCATGCCAATCCGTGCGGCGTGGCGCAGGCGGGCTCGCTGCTGGAGGCGTGGGAACAAGCGCTCGCCTGCGACAGCGTGTCGGCTTTCGGCGGGATCGTCGCGGTCAACCGGACGCTCGACGGGCCGACGGCGGAAGCTATCGCCAAGATCTTCACCGAAGTCGTGGTCGCGCCCGATGCCGACGAGGCGGCGCGTGAAGCCTTTGCCAAGAAGAAGAACCTGCGGCTCCTCCTGACCGGCGACCTGCCCGACCCGCGCCGCGGCGGGCTGGCGGTGAAGCCGATCACAGGCGGATTGCTGGTGCAGTCGCGCGACAACGGTGCGCTGACCGTTGATGCGCTCAAGGTCGTGACCGAACGCGAGCCTTCCGAGCAGGAACTCAAGGACTGCCTGTTCGCGTGGACCGTCGCGCGTCACGTCAAATCCAACGCCATCGTCTATGCCAAGGACGGCGCGACTGCGGGCATCGGTGCGGGCCAGATGAATCGGCGCGATTCATCGCGCATCGCGGCAATGAAAGCTGCCGAAGCGGCGGAGAAATACGATTGGCCGCAGCCGCGCACCGTCGGCAGCGCCGTCGCGTCGGATGCGTTTTTTCCCTTCGCCGACGGGCTGCTGGCAGCCGCCGAAGCCGGGGCGACCGCGGTGATCCAACCGGGCGGCTCGATCCGCGATGACGAAGTGATCGAGGCGGCCAACAAGGCGGGGCTGGCGATGGTTTTCACCGGAATGCGGCATTTCAGACATTAA
- a CDS encoding PaaI family thioesterase produces the protein MGSAPTAKSHPRFESPEQSIAYMKRVAVAKSGFSRWLGVEPVKVWQGESELTLAMRDDLTQHHGFAHGAIVGLMADNACAWAAASAAGDVVTGSYTINFLAPAVGDRLRAKGTVMKAGRKQVIVRADVWSEGDDAEPKLVAVAQATVIPTGSPGQ, from the coding sequence ATGGGCAGCGCCCCCACCGCCAAATCCCACCCCCGCTTCGAAAGCCCCGAGCAGTCGATCGCCTATATGAAGCGGGTAGCGGTTGCGAAGTCGGGCTTCTCCCGCTGGCTCGGCGTGGAGCCGGTCAAAGTGTGGCAGGGCGAGAGTGAATTGACGCTCGCCATGCGTGACGATCTGACCCAGCACCACGGTTTCGCGCACGGGGCGATCGTCGGACTGATGGCGGACAATGCCTGCGCCTGGGCAGCGGCGAGTGCGGCAGGCGATGTCGTGACCGGCAGCTACACGATCAATTTTCTCGCCCCCGCCGTGGGCGACCGGCTGCGCGCCAAGGGCACGGTGATGAAGGCGGGCCGCAAGCAGGTGATCGTGCGCGCCGATGTGTGGAGCGAGGGCGACGATGCCGAGCCCAAACTGGTGGCGGTCGCTCAAGCCACGGTCATTCCGACGGGGTCGCCGGGGCAGTAG
- a CDS encoding alpha/beta hydrolase, whose translation MRTLLTVLAIVAGIYLAIALAAWAAQGQLIYPALRGQSVPEESYEVVALPTADGLELRVFWREGEPGKPVVLYFHGNGGTLAGSTQATRALVAAGFSVLLPAYRGYEDNEGTPHEKGLYTDGRAALAWLADKGVAPENLVVIGNSIGTGPAMQMASEVDPLALILISPFTSLPEIAASKMPILPMPLLLRDRYDNSAKIGSLDMPILIQAGSADTLIPATHGRALARLAPDADLQIFDGLGHDLNFRPETDAARVRWLEAEVLQPTAPATPSE comes from the coding sequence TTGCGAACCCTGCTGACGGTGCTGGCCATCGTGGCGGGGATTTATCTCGCCATCGCTCTGGCGGCCTGGGCAGCGCAGGGACAGCTCATCTATCCCGCCCTGCGTGGCCAGTCTGTGCCCGAAGAAAGCTATGAAGTCGTCGCGTTGCCGACCGCTGACGGTTTGGAGCTGCGCGTTTTCTGGCGTGAGGGTGAGCCTGGCAAGCCGGTGGTGCTGTATTTCCATGGCAATGGCGGCACCTTGGCGGGCAGTACGCAGGCGACCCGCGCCTTGGTCGCGGCCGGGTTCAGCGTCCTGTTGCCGGCCTATCGAGGTTACGAGGACAATGAGGGCACGCCGCACGAAAAGGGCCTCTACACTGACGGGCGTGCGGCGCTCGCCTGGCTGGCTGACAAAGGCGTCGCGCCCGAAAATCTCGTCGTCATCGGCAATTCGATCGGTACCGGGCCGGCAATGCAGATGGCGTCGGAGGTCGATCCGCTCGCGCTGATCCTTATCTCACCCTTCACCAGCTTGCCCGAGATTGCCGCGTCGAAGATGCCGATCCTGCCGATGCCGCTCTTGCTGCGCGACCGCTACGACAATTCCGCCAAGATCGGTTCGCTCGACATGCCAATCCTGATACAGGCCGGCAGCGCCGATACGCTTATCCCCGCGACGCACGGGCGGGCCCTGGCGCGGCTTGCGCCGGATGCAGACTTGCAGATCTTCGATGGCCTCGGGCACGATCTCAATTTTCGCCCGGAAACGGACGCGGCGCGGGTGCGCTGGCTGGAAGCCGAGGTTTTGCAACCTACTGCCCCGGCGACCCCGTCGGAATGA
- a CDS encoding NnrU family protein: MDPALLSLIAASVSFVGAHIVMSHPLRAGMIGVLGNGGFQTVYSLIVAATMAWMYFAFKAIETPSVLWQSGYTGPAWIAGSIISLFSMVLLVGSMTPKNPALATPGASEAAKAAPHGVFTVTRHPMMWGFALWGASHIIAAPTARTVVVALAIIVMALVGSHLQDRKKERLMGEAWTEWESRTSYWPRLGGFAKIGPVTWLIAFALWLGISWLHLPLGNVAAGPWRWIG, from the coding sequence ATGGATCCTGCATTGTTGTCCCTGATCGCTGCGAGCGTGAGTTTCGTGGGCGCACACATCGTCATGTCGCATCCGCTGCGCGCGGGCATGATCGGCGTGCTGGGCAATGGCGGTTTCCAGACCGTCTACAGCCTGATCGTCGCGGCGACGATGGCGTGGATGTACTTCGCCTTCAAGGCGATCGAGACTCCGAGCGTGCTGTGGCAGAGCGGCTATACCGGACCGGCCTGGATCGCCGGATCGATTATCAGCCTGTTTTCGATGGTGCTCCTCGTCGGGTCGATGACCCCGAAAAATCCGGCTCTCGCCACGCCCGGCGCAAGCGAAGCGGCAAAGGCCGCGCCACACGGGGTCTTTACCGTCACCCGCCATCCGATGATGTGGGGCTTCGCGCTATGGGGTGCGTCGCATATCATCGCCGCCCCCACCGCACGCACCGTGGTCGTGGCGCTGGCCATCATTGTCATGGCGCTGGTCGGCTCGCACTTGCAGGACCGCAAGAAGGAGCGGCTGATGGGCGAGGCCTGGACCGAGTGGGAAAGCCGGACCAGCTACTGGCCGCGCTTGGGCGGCTTCGCAAAGATCGGCCCCGTCACATGGCTGATCGCCTTCGCCCTGTGGCTCGGCATCAGCTGGCTTCATCTGCCGCTCGGCAATGTCGCCGCCGGGCCGTGGCGCTGGATCGGCTAG